A window from Triticum aestivum cultivar Chinese Spring chromosome 6D, IWGSC CS RefSeq v2.1, whole genome shotgun sequence encodes these proteins:
- the LOC123140818 gene encoding vignain-like, whose translation MVRAIVMILLMAIVLVATTPTTHAMDITDRDLASEESQWALYERWCKHHNVGDKLSDKARRFKVFKENARMIHEFNQGDAPYKLSLNLFGDMTDEEVDHMYGRCSNIRPDGGKRSQDQFTHEVVVARDNLPMYVDWRMTGYDQRPSVVTSVKRQGGCGSCWAFAAAAAVEGINSIRTRNLVSLSAQQLVDWDKGSGGCVGGGALVALKYIYNHGGITTKASYPYVAYKHTYCLVSKRNPVITIDGIKEVPQKDEVALMQAVAAQPVVVVVDPNAFRRYGGGIFVGPCGTDRTHSMLVVGYGTTDDHDPKRRIDYWIIKNS comes from the coding sequence ATGGTAAGAGCAATTGTAATGATATTACTCATGGCCATCGTGCTTGTTGCCACTACGCCGACGACACACGCCATGGACATCACAGATAGGGACTTGGCGTCTGAGGAGTCCCAATGGGCACTATACGAGCGCTGGTGCAAGCATCACAATGTGGGAGACAAACTCAGTGACAAGGCTCGGCGCTTCAAAGTGTTCAAGGAGAACGCTCGCATGATCCATGAATTCAACCAAGGTGACGCACCCTACAAGCTGAGCCTCAACCTCTTCGGCGACATGACTGATGAAGAGGTTGACCACATGTATGGTCGCTGCTCCAACATTAGGCCGGACGGCGGGAAGCGGAGCCAAGACCAGTTCACACACGAAGTTGTTGTCGCGCGTGACAACTTACCAATGTATGTGGACTGGCGCATGACAGGCTACGACCAACGCCCGTCAGTTGTGACAAGCGTGAAGAGACAAGGAGGGTGCGGGTCTTGTTGGGCTTTTGCGGCGGCAGCAGCAGTGGAGGGCATCAACTCCATCAGGACGAGGAACCTGGTGTCATTGTCAGCGCAACAGCTCGTAGACTGGGACAAGGGAAGTGGTGGTTGTGTTGGCGGCGGCGCACTAGTGGCCTTAAAATACATTTATAATCATGGCGGCATCACCACAAAGGCTAGCTACCCATACGTTGCCTATAAGCATACCTACTGCTTGGTGTCGAAACGTAACCCTGTCATCACCATCGATGGCATCAAAGAGGTGCCGCAAAAGGATGAGGTGGCATTAATGCAGGCGGTGGCAGCCCAACCCGTTGTTGTGGTGGTTGACCCGAACGCCTTCAGGCGCTATGGAGGAGGCATCTTTGTGGGTCCGTGTGGTACGGATCGGACCCACTCAATGTTGGTGGTGGGCTACGGCACCACCGATGACCATGACCCCAAAAGACGCATAGATTACTGGATCATAAAGAACTCATAG